CTCCGCCAGCTCGGCCACGGGGTCCATCTCGGCCATGGTGTCCCATTCGTCGCGGGGGATGGTGTGCCAGGTGTCTGCCGCGTGCGCGGGGGCCGGCTGGAAGACGAACGTGCGGTACGACCAGAATCGGAAGAGCGTGGCGAGCCCGATGCCGCAGGTCTTGGCGAGGTTCAGGGCCAGCAGGCTGGTGAGACCGAACCCGTACTTGGCGAGGGCCAGCACGCCCAGCTCGATGAGGAGACCGACGCCGTTGAATAGGAAGAATAGGGCGTATTCGCGCCTCATCGCCGATTTCGGGCGGTCGCGGTACGTCCAGTGACGATTCATCAGATATGACGTGATCGTCGCCACGATGGTCGCGACAATCGCCGCCTTCAGCTGGCCGTCCTGAAACACGGTGAGTGCCAGGGCGTTGAACACCACGTAATTGATGACGGTGTTGGCGCCGCCGACGATGCCGAATTTGAGCGCCTCGCTGATGAACTTTCGCCAGCGCTCGGGCAGGAGACGGACAGGACG
The sequence above is a segment of the Micromonospora sp. WMMA1363 genome. Coding sequences within it:
- a CDS encoding GtrA family protein; the protein is MRPVRLLPERWRKFISEALKFGIVGGANTVINYVVFNALALTVFQDGQLKAAIVATIVATITSYLMNRHWTYRDRPKSAMRREYALFFLFNGVGLLIELGVLALAKYGFGLTSLLALNLAKTCGIGLATLFRFWSYRTFVFQPAPAHAADTWHTIPRDEWDTMAEMDPVAELAESVSELEEAQPPPGTRQPPDASVQTPAVPRDALDRELAAEIAAELQASTRRGRRP